The sequence below is a genomic window from Sphingobacterium sp. ML3W.
CGCCATCTATCCCAATCTTCATCATGCCATTATAGCGTTACTCAAATCCAATACCTCCTATGGTATCATGCCACATTGTCCAATAGATATAGAAGTACAGAAATGGATCAAAAAGACACTCGAAATACCGAATGACAACCCATTTCTGTTTAAGAATCTATTAAAAGCATACATCGTGCAAGGACTAGCATATTATGAAAAATTGCTTATCAAAACAGGCGCAGCATACGTGTATCGCGTCAAATTATATATCGATAAAAACTACAGCGATCCAGACATCGATATCAAACAATTTGGTGAAGTGGCCTATATGACCACATCCTCACTACAACGAAAATTTAAGAAAGAATTTGGCACTACCATGTATGACTATTGTACCCAAGTACGTCTAAAACAAGCTTACAAGCTCATCCATAATGACAATGTACCTAAAGCAACAGTGTGGTTCCAGGTAGGCTATCGAGACCCGAGCACCTTTCATAAAGCTTATCACAAATTCTTCAGCAAAAAAGGATAGCCAATCCTATGCTCTTCTCCCCTATTTTGGAATAAAAAGTTATTAGCTCCCATTTCATGGTGAATATTGGAGTTTTCTTCCTTCTCTATCTTCAGCATTCTTTGGAAATTTGTTTTAATGAGTTTTAAAACAAAGAAATGAAAAAGAACAGTTACATATTTATAGTCGTGCAATACAGTTTTATCCTGCTATGGGGAAGTTCGGCAACCTTAAAGCTATTGAACATCTCCGAGACCAAACAAGAATTACTTTTGCAACCCTTTCCAATCTGGATGTGCGATATCCTATGGTGGTTGTTGCCAGTATTACACATCGCACTAGTACTTGTGCTACTATATAGACCAGCAGTTAGTTTGGGAATTAAACTTTCGACAATGCTAATCACCATGTACACTCTTTACTTACTAATTGGGGTAACTAAACTGATGGGTTCCACCCCTTGTACCTGTGCAGGGCTGTGGCCGACAAACAATCATTGGTTACATATTATACTTAACAGTATATTTATAATTCTAGGCATATTATATTGGATATTGGCCCATAAAAGCCATAACGGAAAAGACGTTAATTTCGAACTTGGTAGAAGGGAGGATGTGATCTTATCTTAAGCAAAACGAAATTGCAGGGTTAAGGCCTCCCTGCTGTAACTGATGAATCTCCATCAAAGCTAAAACCTCGGAATAGCAAAAGTGGCAGGTCATGTGATGGACCTGATGAAATCAAAACATGATAATTTTTTAAATTTTATAATTATGAAAAAAATATTAAAAAATTTGAACATAGGTGCACTAATTGCTCTAATATCGGTAGTTACAATGACTGTATCATGGAAAAACCATGAAGGCAAAAAGGCAACCCCTACATGGTATCAGGTGAGCTTGATCAGCCCTACAGGTGGAAATATCGCTACCAACCAGAAAATTGACGGGCTCTATCCGGGCGGTGCACCAAGCGGAAGCTGTAACAATTTAGCGGGAGCTACCTGTGCTGTTCAGCTGAGCGATGTTCTGGAACCAATTGATATGCCAGCGACGGTCAAAGAAGCGAACGATGACGGTTTCACTTCCCAGGCCTTCCGCCAACATCAATAGCCCAGTAACTAATTAAAATAAGTCAATCGGGTCAATATCCAAAAAAAGGGAGGCAGATTTGCCTCCCTTTCCTATCTCTGGTTCTGCTCGATTCCATTTGCGTCAATTTCTGACTGCGGAATAGGCCAGACCCACTTTTTTTCGCCGGGTGCAAGTTCATATCGTACCCCGTCCAGCATCCTGGAAAAAGAAACCAAATATCTCCCTTCTTGGTTCAACCTTCGGGCATCTTCCCACCTACTCCCCCGCATAAAAAGTTCCTTTTTTCTTTCGCCAAGAATATACGCTAATAGATCATCAATCTCCCCAAGTTCAAGGTTCCTGTAAGAGCTGTGGCTGAATCTATTCTTTCGCAAAAGGTTGATGTCATCCAGGGCATTCTTTTCCGATCCGGCGCGGGCGGAGCATTCTGCACGGATAAGCAGCATTTCCTCTACGCTGAGTCCCGTGAAGAATTCATTACCTCCATAACCACAATAAGAACCGGAATATACCTTTGTTCCATCTGGCCGTGTGAAAAAATATATTTCCCCCCTAAGATCCTGCTGTTCAATTGACCTGGTGAAAAGTGTATCTATATTTTGTCTGGTCGGCATGATGATCCCTCCAACGGCAGCTGCGGAATAGAAAATAATCGACGGGTTGTTCTTCCCATAAGGCTCAAAATAGCTTCCATAGATATCCGTTATTGAACCTGTTAAGTTATTGTAATCCACTAGCGTACTTCTTTTTTTGAGAACGATGTCTGCATATCTGAGTGCCATATCAAATTTTCCCTGCTGGAGATAGACCTTCGCCAGAAGTGCCTGCACGGCTGTGGTGCCCGGCATATAGGGATTGATGTCGTCTACTATCCGAATATTCTCGGCTTCTTTTAGGTCATCCAGTATCCGGTCGTAAACCTCCTTCAGTGAAGAGCGGCCGTATCTGACAGAAATATCATAGTCCACCCGTAAGGGCAGACCGGGATCCTGTCCAGCGGTAGGTTCATGATATGGTCTGCAGAATAGCTGCGCCAGCTGATAAAAGTTCCATGCCCGGTGGAAACGGGCACTGACCTTTACCCTGTCCCGATTGGCCGTTTCTCCCTGTCCGGAAGCTGCAGACTCGACATCCAGGGCAAGATTGGCGTACATGATCCTTTCGTACGCTAGATCCCAATCTTTGATATTCCGCAGGGAGCCATAGGGATTGTCCTGCCAGGTATAGGCATACTGGTGAAACGGTGTGTACTGTGAGCCCGCCACAAGATCTGCGGGATTTTTGACATAATATTCGTCCGCTCCAAGATAAGCCAGATCGCTTGAAGTATAATACATGTTTTCCCGGCCCAGGATCGCCAGACAATCTTTGGACGTCTTTGGAACGACCTGACCGGATGTACGCTTGACATCCAGAAAATCTTTGCCGCAACCTGTCAAAATAACGGCAAAGCATAAAATCAAATAGTTTTTTAAATCTTTCATAATATCGATGTCAAAAGTCCAACCTAAGTCCAAATGCAAAGCTTTTTGGCGCCACATAATCCGCAATGGGAAAATCCGGGTCCAGGCCGTAACGGTTCGCTTTCCAGAGAATACCCAGATTACGGGCATATCCATAAAGCTGTACATGCTTAAATACCGATCCTGGTAACATAGTTACCGGAAGATCATAGGAAAAGCTGACGTCCTGCAGCCGCACATGGCTGCCGCTGGGCACAAAATTTTCATATTGCTCAAACATGGCGTACAGATTATCCGACGGATCCCCGGATGTTGCCGGAATATCTGTCCAGCGTTCATCCCCTGGATTCTGCCACCGGTTCAGGTAATCCATATGATACTGAAGCCTGTATTCTCCTTCGGGAACGGTTGTCGAACGCCGGAATACATGTCCCATTTTCCATGAAATAAGGAAAGAAAGGCTCATGTTCTTCCATCTGATCTCATTGCGTAAAGAACCATAGACGGTCGGGACCGTGACCCCCGCGGCGATGAGATCTCGGGGCGAAAGGCTGTTAAAATAATCAACGCCGTTTCTGGTGCGCTTCCCGTCAAGGAACATCATTACTGTGCCATCACCGGGATCGAGCGAGTATCGGGGCAGTGCAAATAGAACATCCTTGCTCTTACCGACCACAGGAAAAGAAGGAGGAAGCAGATAATTGTATAATCCGATATTATTATTTGCTGAATACCCGGTGACCTCATTGTGGACAATGTTGAAAAGGAGCGTACTGTTCCAGTTAAAAGCTCCAAGGATATTCCGACTGCTGAGCTGGATGTCCATTCCTTTTGTTTTCAGGTCCGCATAGTTGATCAGGTTTGATTTTTCAGCGAAACTTTCCGGATAGATTCCGGTACTCGGGGGCACAACCCTGGCTCCGATCAGGTCATTTGCGTTTTTTATGTAATAATCGGCGCTTACCGAAATACGATTATCGAGTAATCGGGTATCCAGACCCAGATTAAATGTTTTCACCTGTTCCCAGCGCAGGGACGGATTTCCGATACTCCGCACAATGGCCCGTGGAAGCCCGGTGTTTTCACCCGTAGCGGAATGGTCGATAGTAGGCAGGGAACTTACATTTTTATTGACGTTTCCGGCAATGCCATATGTGGCCCTCAGGCGCAGATAATCCATTTTCGAAACTTTGAACCAGGATTCTTTTGTAAGATCCCAACTTGCACCCGCCGACCATAACGGAGTTCCTTTCTGGTTTGTTTTCACCCCGAACAGGTTTGACCCGTCCCATCGGAGTGAACCGGAAAGAATATACCTGGTTTTATAGGTGTAGCTTGCATTTCCAAAATAGGACAGGTAACGGTCTGTAAACTGCTGTTTTGCAGAAAGAGGGGCCAGGAGTCTTGACCTGCCGCTGGGACGTGTTTTATAATTTTCGGTATAGTTGTAATTGTTGTCTCCTATCAACAGATCTGGGTCATAATTGTACAAGGTATAGCCTGGGTTTGATGCCTGTATCATTTCCCTGACCTCAGCTCCCGTCAGCACCGTTATCTCATGTTCTCTACCAAGACTCTGCGAATAGTTCAGCTGCGTGCGGGCAGAATGGCTCCCCGAGAAAGTGGACGACAGTTCACGGAATACACCCCCATAGGGGATGATCTGCGTGCCGTCGGCCTGCGTGAAGCGGTTGACGATATTGCGCGCATAATAGCTATCCTTATCATACTCGGCCGTACTAGATGAGTTTCCCCTGATATATTGATAGCTTGCGCTGATGTTGAAATGCGGGAGAAAATCGTACCTCAGTCCCAGGTTTGCCCTGAGCTCATCGCTATTGCCCCGCTTGTCCATAAGCCCACGTTCCTCCAGCGGGCGGTATTGCCATCCCAGTAGGCCATTAACCTCTGCCTGACCCACATAGACCTGCCTGTATTCTTTGATGACAGCTGCAGGATTTCCGTTTTCATCCGCTAATCTCGTGTAGGGGGAAAGACCGACATTTGTGGCGTTTCCCTTAAGGTCGTCCAATGTGAGCTGGTTATTCTGATTATTCTGTCTGCTGTACCATAACGCCGTAGAAAGTTCCAGCTTGCGAAATGGCCTGAACGTATTCTGTAGGTTCAGGTTTATTCTATCGTTAGCACCTCCGATTTCGCTCAAGCGGTTTTTGTCATATCCTCCGGAGACATAATAGGTGAAATTCTCTCCTCCACCTCTGGCATTCAGCGCATATTGCTGGTACATGGCGGGTCGGTAAAGGTATTTCATCGCTTCGCTGCGGACTTCCGTATTTTTTAGAATGGCTTCCTTTCTCTCAAACTCTGCGCGACTGAGTGTCCCTTTATCCAGCGCGATCAGCATTTCCACATACTCAGGGAACGGAGTCTGCTGGGCATTTTCCAGATAATATCCGCCCTTTTCGTATTTTTCTTTTTCAATCGCCATGACAGTCTCAGATGGGAGACGGTTTCGTCCATATAGCAGGCCGGGCTTCTGTCCGATGGTCAGGTTACTATTGATAGAGAGCTGACCTTTCTGTCCATATTGTCCTTTTTTTGTCGTGATCACGATCACACCATTTCCTGCACGTGCTCCCCATATTGAAGCTGCTGCACCATCTTTCAGGATCGTGATGTTATCAATATCATTCGGATTTATGGAGCTGATATCACCGTCGTAGGGAAAGTTGTCCACAACAATAAGCGGGCTTGCATCGGACTGTATGGTCGCAAGTCCCCTTACACGGATATCTGATGCTTTGGTCCCGCCCGGCGTAACAAACTGGACACCGGGAGCGATGCCGTCAAGCCGCTGAAGGATATTTCCACCCACAGAACGGTTCATCAGTTTATTGTCAATGACAGTAAAAGACCCCGTAGCCCTTTCTTTTGGAATCGTGTAGAATCCGGTATTGACAACCTGAACTTCGTCAATTGTATTACTGATTTTTTCTAGAGCAATAGTCAGGGTGCTGGTACCCGAATTAACTCCTATATTCTGGCTGCTGTACCCCATAAAACTGATGGACAGGGTGTCCGGTAGTCCCGCATTGCCAAAAGAAAAGTAACCGTTTTTGTCTGTCTTTGTCAAAATACCTGACTTTTTTAATTTCAGTGTTGCATCGTACAGTGGTGTACTGTTTTCATCCCTTACATATCCCGAAATTTGGGCATTTACAGTAAAGAGGGAAAATAACAATAGGATGGTGATGGTTAAACGTTCTTTCATATTTCCTTCTTCTTAAAATGGTGATTTCCACATATCCTTCTCGGGAATGGCCGTAATTTCACCCGCCGCCATTTTCGTGAGGATAGGTTCCACATCTACTGTTGCATCGGTAATACCGACCAAGATTCCATTTTTTATCCAGGCCGAGGGGCCTGTAACAGATGTACCACAGAAATATGCATTTAGCAGGTACACCTCAGGACCTACAAGCTGTGGCGAAGTCCAACCCTTTTTTCTGGCAGTGAGCTCGGCCTTATAATCAAAGTCCAGCATGAGGCCGACAGACTGAACTTGACTATCATACTTTGGCCCAAGCTCTTTCCACTTATCCATAGATTCAAGACATGGCGCGCACCATGTAGCCCAAAAATCCAAAACAAGCATCCTATCCATGGAAAGCTCTCGTAATGTGACACTATCCCTGTCATATACATCGTTCACTATACGCATGGGAAGGTCCATGATATCGTCTGGAACCATTTTTCCTATTTCAAGTGGAGATATCCGGCCCTTAATTACATTGTATTCAAACAAAGGGTACTTCATCAGATTGGCGTCTGGATTAAAATGCAAAATCTGAGCACGGATATTATCCTTGTTTTCAATTTCGACAAAATAGGGGATATTTTGTCGTTCTATCTTTTTGGACATTTGCCCATCAGCCCCGCTGTCCTGGTGGGGCGACTGAGCTGATAAACTAAACATATAAAACACAGCAATGCATGTTAATAGCATTCTTGTGCTCTTCAATGCATGTGAGGAAAAATATAAATATTGAAAAATTGCTAGTACTGGTGCAAGTATAACTTTTACGGTATCCAGTACTTTATAGACCAGTACTTCACTATTAATATCTCTAATACTTCTATTTATCCGCCACAAGACGTGTTTTAAGCGACTCAAAGAGTTGTCACATTCAACATGAGTAAAATACTTGGCTAAAAAAATTAAAAGGCTTAAAAGCTCTTATTTGAGATAACGCATTCGCCAAGTAGGGATTAAGCAAGGATGAAGCCAGTCCTAAGCGTACATAGTGTGTTGATAGTGCGTAAACGGGTACCGTTTTACACACTATCCATGCTTGGCAAACGCTTAGCATACGCTCTACACATGCTTGATTGGTAGTCAATCTAGCCTTGGCCGTGCGTTCAACAACTGAATCAACCTCCAAATTTAAGTTTCCTACTTCCC
It includes:
- a CDS encoding helix-turn-helix transcriptional regulator; translation: MADHYQLLFHSQPIHTAHVMGKLPLWSKYKMSIAQSAVLQKFEDHSQILRQKLQYGPLFIELFQIEADHSFSFAYTTTQNRLFLFFLLEGRIAFSENGTSAISKANPHHFYVSHNRAGHYTVNSLQTESTIGLVVSIHPKWAKKAVAIYPNLHHAIIALLKSNTSYGIMPHCPIDIEVQKWIKKTLEIPNDNPFLFKNLLKAYIVQGLAYYEKLLIKTGAAYVYRVKLYIDKNYSDPDIDIKQFGEVAYMTTSSLQRKFKKEFGTTMYDYCTQVRLKQAYKLIHNDNVPKATVWFQVGYRDPSTFHKAYHKFFSKKG
- a CDS encoding TlpA family protein disulfide reductase: MFSLSAQSPHQDSGADGQMSKKIERQNIPYFVEIENKDNIRAQILHFNPDANLMKYPLFEYNVIKGRISPLEIGKMVPDDIMDLPMRIVNDVYDRDSVTLRELSMDRMLVLDFWATWCAPCLESMDKWKELGPKYDSQVQSVGLMLDFDYKAELTARKKGWTSPQLVGPEVYLLNAYFCGTSVTGPSAWIKNGILVGITDATVDVEPILTKMAAGEITAIPEKDMWKSPF
- a CDS encoding RagB/SusD family nutrient uptake outer membrane protein; the encoded protein is MKDLKNYLILCFAVILTGCGKDFLDVKRTSGQVVPKTSKDCLAILGRENMYYTSSDLAYLGADEYYVKNPADLVAGSQYTPFHQYAYTWQDNPYGSLRNIKDWDLAYERIMYANLALDVESAASGQGETANRDRVKVSARFHRAWNFYQLAQLFCRPYHEPTAGQDPGLPLRVDYDISVRYGRSSLKEVYDRILDDLKEAENIRIVDDINPYMPGTTAVQALLAKVYLQQGKFDMALRYADIVLKKRSTLVDYNNLTGSITDIYGSYFEPYGKNNPSIIFYSAAAVGGIIMPTRQNIDTLFTRSIEQQDLRGEIYFFTRPDGTKVYSGSYCGYGGNEFFTGLSVEEMLLIRAECSARAGSEKNALDDINLLRKNRFSHSSYRNLELGEIDDLLAYILGERKKELFMRGSRWEDARRLNQEGRYLVSFSRMLDGVRYELAPGEKKWVWPIPQSEIDANGIEQNQR
- a CDS encoding MauE/DoxX family redox-associated membrane protein, whose amino-acid sequence is MKKNSYIFIVVQYSFILLWGSSATLKLLNISETKQELLLQPFPIWMCDILWWLLPVLHIALVLVLLYRPAVSLGIKLSTMLITMYTLYLLIGVTKLMGSTPCTCAGLWPTNNHWLHIILNSIFIILGILYWILAHKSHNGKDVNFELGRREDVILS
- a CDS encoding SusC/RagA family TonB-linked outer membrane protein gives rise to the protein MKERLTITILLLFSLFTVNAQISGYVRDENSTPLYDATLKLKKSGILTKTDKNGYFSFGNAGLPDTLSISFMGYSSQNIGVNSGTSTLTIALEKISNTIDEVQVVNTGFYTIPKERATGSFTVIDNKLMNRSVGGNILQRLDGIAPGVQFVTPGGTKASDIRVRGLATIQSDASPLIVVDNFPYDGDISSINPNDIDNITILKDGAAASIWGARAGNGVIVITTKKGQYGQKGQLSINSNLTIGQKPGLLYGRNRLPSETVMAIEKEKYEKGGYYLENAQQTPFPEYVEMLIALDKGTLSRAEFERKEAILKNTEVRSEAMKYLYRPAMYQQYALNARGGGENFTYYVSGGYDKNRLSEIGGANDRINLNLQNTFRPFRKLELSTALWYSRQNNQNNQLTLDDLKGNATNVGLSPYTRLADENGNPAAVIKEYRQVYVGQAEVNGLLGWQYRPLEERGLMDKRGNSDELRANLGLRYDFLPHFNISASYQYIRGNSSSTAEYDKDSYYARNIVNRFTQADGTQIIPYGGVFRELSSTFSGSHSARTQLNYSQSLGREHEITVLTGAEVREMIQASNPGYTLYNYDPDLLIGDNNYNYTENYKTRPSGRSRLLAPLSAKQQFTDRYLSYFGNASYTYKTRYILSGSLRWDGSNLFGVKTNQKGTPLWSAGASWDLTKESWFKVSKMDYLRLRATYGIAGNVNKNVSSLPTIDHSATGENTGLPRAIVRSIGNPSLRWEQVKTFNLGLDTRLLDNRISVSADYYIKNANDLIGARVVPPSTGIYPESFAEKSNLINYADLKTKGMDIQLSSRNILGAFNWNSTLLFNIVHNEVTGYSANNNIGLYNYLLPPSFPVVGKSKDVLFALPRYSLDPGDGTVMMFLDGKRTRNGVDYFNSLSPRDLIAAGVTVPTVYGSLRNEIRWKNMSLSFLISWKMGHVFRRSTTVPEGEYRLQYHMDYLNRWQNPGDERWTDIPATSGDPSDNLYAMFEQYENFVPSGSHVRLQDVSFSYDLPVTMLPGSVFKHVQLYGYARNLGILWKANRYGLDPDFPIADYVAPKSFAFGLRLDF